A portion of the Chryseobacterium tructae genome contains these proteins:
- the tpx gene encoding thiol peroxidase translates to MSTTITLKGNEVHTIGTLPAVGTSVKDFALVDSGLNVKTLETFEGKKKVFNIFPSIDTPTCAASSRKFNEEASKLENTVVINVSKDLPFALGRFCAAEGLNSVETLSDFRSSFGDDYEVTITDSPLKGLLSRAVIVTDENNKVIYTEQVSEIADEPNYDAALAALNN, encoded by the coding sequence ATGTCAACGACAATCACTTTAAAAGGAAACGAAGTACACACTATAGGAACATTACCAGCTGTAGGAACCAGCGTTAAAGATTTTGCATTGGTTGATTCAGGATTAAATGTAAAAACTCTTGAAACTTTTGAAGGGAAGAAAAAAGTATTCAATATTTTCCCAAGTATTGATACACCTACTTGTGCAGCTTCGAGCAGAAAATTCAATGAAGAAGCTTCAAAACTAGAAAATACTGTTGTAATCAATGTTTCTAAAGACCTTCCATTTGCATTAGGAAGATTTTGTGCAGCAGAAGGATTGAACAGCGTTGAAACTCTTTCAGATTTCAGAAGCAGCTTTGGTGATGATTATGAAGTAACAATCACTGACTCTCCATTGAAAGGATTATTAAGCCGTGCAGTAATCGTTACAGATGAAAACAATAAAGTAATTTACACAGAACAAGTTTCAGAAATTGCTGATGAGCCTAATTACGATGCAGCCCTTGCAGCATTAAACAATTAG
- a CDS encoding Crp/Fnr family transcriptional regulator, with the protein MMTELYEKYGELFQVDQEHFDEFYTLLKDTLLVKSDFFLKQGEKCKYLGFIKKGTIRSFYINDQGREINFGFYFENEFFTDYESILCDTVSNMNIQALENCEILLLSKEHLQALYQKEAYWQKFGRVMSEKIYLDAKKRIDDLLCLSPENRYLNLLKKQPLLFQKIAQKHIASYLGVAEQSLSRIRSRIVN; encoded by the coding sequence ATGATGACAGAACTTTACGAAAAATACGGAGAACTGTTTCAAGTAGACCAAGAACATTTTGATGAGTTTTATACATTGCTTAAGGATACCTTACTTGTAAAATCGGATTTTTTCCTGAAACAAGGCGAAAAATGTAAATATTTAGGCTTTATCAAAAAAGGGACGATCAGAAGCTTTTATATCAACGATCAAGGCAGGGAAATCAATTTTGGATTCTATTTTGAAAACGAATTCTTTACCGATTATGAGAGTATACTTTGTGATACCGTATCCAATATGAATATCCAGGCATTGGAGAATTGTGAAATCTTATTATTGAGCAAAGAGCATCTGCAAGCATTATATCAGAAAGAAGCGTATTGGCAGAAATTCGGGCGGGTGATGAGCGAGAAAATTTATCTGGATGCCAAAAAAAGAATTGATGATCTGCTATGTCTGTCCCCGGAAAATAGATATTTAAACCTTTTAAAAAAACAACCGCTTCTTTTTCAGAAAATTGCACAAAAACATATTGCCAGTTACCTTGGCGTGGCAGAACAATCTTTGAGTAGGATCCGGAGCAGGATCGTAAATTAA
- a CDS encoding alpha/beta hydrolase has protein sequence MEQKDLTIILVHGAWGDGSHWQYIIPSLVKAGYKVRSVQNPLTSLQNDIDKTKDLIDAQEGKVLLVGHSYGGAVISGAGNHDKVVGLVYIAAFAPDAGDSLGSLLGRRESPGGASIYPDNKGFLWIKYDEFKSAFCQDLDDEKALVMALSQKPIHGQCFGDVAGDPAWKTKPSWYQISSNDHMIPAETEKEMAERLQPKKIITLDAGHASLASHPDEVTQLILEAASSL, from the coding sequence ATGGAACAAAAAGATTTAACCATTATTTTGGTACACGGAGCTTGGGGAGACGGATCTCATTGGCAATACATTATTCCGTCTCTGGTAAAAGCAGGCTATAAAGTAAGAAGTGTTCAGAATCCTCTTACTTCCCTGCAGAACGATATTGATAAAACAAAAGATCTTATTGATGCTCAGGAAGGGAAAGTCCTTTTGGTAGGACATTCTTATGGCGGAGCCGTTATTTCAGGAGCTGGAAATCATGACAAGGTTGTTGGGCTAGTGTATATTGCAGCCTTTGCACCGGATGCCGGTGATAGTTTAGGCTCATTATTAGGAAGAAGAGAATCTCCGGGTGGAGCAAGTATTTACCCCGATAATAAAGGTTTTTTGTGGATTAAATATGATGAATTTAAATCGGCATTCTGTCAGGATCTGGATGACGAAAAAGCTCTGGTAATGGCATTGTCTCAAAAACCTATTCATGGACAGTGCTTTGGAGATGTTGCAGGTGATCCGGCATGGAAAACAAAACCAAGCTGGTATCAGATTTCATCAAACGACCATATGATTCCTGCTGAAACGGAAAAAGAAATGGCGGAACGTCTTCAACCTAAAAAAATAATAACATTAGATGCAGGACATGCTTCGTTAGCCTCACATCCTGATGAAGTTACACAACTGATCTTAGAAGCAGCCTCTTCACTTTAA
- a CDS encoding VOC family protein has product MVKRIVANIKTGDLTKGNIFYQDILELDVLMDHGWIKTLGTEEEAKVQISFAEQGGNETEVPDLSIEVDNVDEIYDKMGKAGFKIVYDITNEDWGVRRFFVKDPFGKVINVLSHQ; this is encoded by the coding sequence ATGGTAAAAAGAATCGTAGCCAATATAAAAACAGGTGATCTTACAAAAGGAAATATCTTTTATCAGGATATTTTAGAACTTGATGTTTTGATGGATCATGGTTGGATCAAAACTTTAGGTACGGAGGAAGAAGCAAAAGTACAGATCAGTTTTGCGGAACAAGGAGGTAATGAGACTGAAGTTCCCGATTTGTCTATAGAGGTTGATAATGTAGATGAAATTTATGATAAGATGGGAAAAGCAGGCTTTAAGATTGTTTATGATATTACCAATGAAGATTGGGGGGTGCGTCGCTTTTTTGTAAAAGATCCATTTGGAAAAGTAATTAATGTTCTTTCCCATCAATAA
- a CDS encoding glyoxalase superfamily protein yields the protein MKAEQIIPILRIFDYQKTLEFYIDWLGFEIAWEHRFEDNMPVYIEVKKDNIVLHLSEHHGDASPGSSIFIWGEGVAEYHQELIDKKYKYNRPGLEKTFYDAVAFTVHDPFGNKIIFNEKYDQYKHEALKFHSIE from the coding sequence ATGAAAGCAGAACAAATCATACCTATCCTAAGAATCTTTGATTATCAGAAAACCCTTGAGTTTTATATTGATTGGCTTGGCTTTGAAATAGCCTGGGAACACCGTTTTGAAGATAATATGCCTGTTTATATAGAGGTTAAAAAAGATAATATTGTTCTTCATCTGAGCGAGCATCATGGAGATGCAAGTCCGGGAAGCAGTATTTTCATCTGGGGGGAAGGCGTTGCAGAATATCATCAGGAACTTATTGATAAAAAGTATAAATACAATCGTCCAGGACTTGAAAAGACGTTCTATGATGCTGTCGCATTCACCGTACATGATCCTTTTGGAAATAAAATTATTTTCAATGAAAAATATGATCAGTACAAGCATGAAGCTTTAAAATTCCACTCAATAGAATAA
- a CDS encoding DUF763 domain-containing protein, with protein MKRSGTADLPLHYGKVPPWLYERMSILGLSIVEAILTDYGKDEVLRRLADPFWFQSFGAVMGMDWHSSGITTSVMGALKRSINPNSQSLGLYICGGKGKFSRETPSELIQIAEKTGLNGAELVRASKLSAKVDNTAIQDGYQLYLHNFILSDNGNWSVIQQGMHHSDGTARRYHWHSGNITSFVEEPHTGINGVSRGRILNLTDSEAAENRKGILDISHTDSIDVMKDFSRLILPAHHDVQASDVDLKRLGALCI; from the coding sequence ATGAAACGTTCAGGAACAGCAGATTTACCTCTTCACTATGGCAAAGTGCCACCATGGTTGTATGAGCGTATGTCTATTCTTGGGCTTTCCATTGTTGAGGCAATCCTTACAGACTATGGAAAAGATGAAGTACTTCGTCGGCTGGCAGATCCGTTTTGGTTTCAAAGTTTTGGTGCCGTTATGGGAATGGACTGGCATTCTTCGGGAATAACCACTTCTGTAATGGGAGCTTTGAAGCGTTCTATTAATCCTAATTCTCAGTCTTTGGGACTGTATATTTGTGGGGGAAAAGGGAAATTTTCCAGAGAAACACCATCAGAGCTTATTCAAATTGCTGAAAAAACAGGTTTGAATGGAGCTGAATTGGTGAGAGCCAGTAAGCTGTCTGCCAAAGTAGATAATACGGCTATTCAGGATGGATATCAATTATATCTGCATAATTTTATCCTGTCAGACAATGGAAACTGGAGCGTTATTCAACAGGGAATGCATCACTCTGACGGAACTGCAAGGCGTTATCATTGGCACTCCGGAAATATAACTTCCTTTGTAGAAGAACCTCATACCGGAATTAATGGGGTTTCAAGAGGACGTATTTTAAACCTTACCGATTCCGAAGCTGCTGAAAACAGAAAAGGGATTCTGGATATTTCCCACACAGATTCTATCGACGTTATGAAGGACTTTTCAAGATTAATTCTTCCCGCTCATCATGATGTTCAGGCTTCTGATGTAGATCTTAAACGATTGGGAGCTCTTTGTATATGA
- a CDS encoding DUF763 domain-containing protein codes for MTREQQPQNFEDLLMLEGVGPRTMQSLALVSEVIHGAPSRFSDPARFSFAHGGKDGHPFPVPINVYDESINILRKGIEKSKLGNSDKLNTLNKLHQIVAAAEKDFTPDFDIQEVIEEERQNSWRFGGKTVMGDAQKPAPPKPIQLSLF; via the coding sequence ATGACTCGAGAGCAGCAGCCGCAGAATTTTGAAGATTTACTGATGTTGGAAGGGGTGGGGCCAAGAACTATGCAGTCTTTAGCTTTGGTAAGTGAGGTGATTCACGGAGCACCGTCAAGATTTTCTGATCCCGCGAGATTTTCTTTTGCTCATGGAGGAAAAGACGGCCACCCATTTCCGGTTCCGATTAATGTATATGATGAAAGCATTAATATTCTTAGAAAAGGGATAGAAAAATCAAAACTTGGAAATTCAGATAAGCTGAATACTTTAAATAAACTCCATCAAATTGTAGCTGCTGCAGAAAAAGATTTTACTCCCGATTTTGATATTCAGGAAGTTATTGAAGAAGAACGTCAGAATTCATGGCGTTTTGGAGGAAAAACAGTCATGGGTGATGCTCAGAAACCTGCTCCTCCTAAACCTATTCAACTCTCTTTATTTTAA
- a CDS encoding Crp/Fnr family transcriptional regulator, translating into MTYKSLEVCYDFPFFLQEELDEIFKAHEKTSFQKGDFILEEGKMASEYYILDSGLARSFVNDFNGNEVTTHFFVENEVIIEVLSMFQRIPTQENIVCITDCECWKLDYDTFQELFHKIPNLREWGRAWMSKELFDYKQRSVEMFTLSATRRYLNLLEQKSKVIQFAPLKQIASYLGVTDTSLSRIRKELVSHPKKI; encoded by the coding sequence ATGACCTATAAATCCCTAGAAGTGTGTTACGATTTTCCGTTTTTTCTTCAGGAAGAACTTGATGAAATATTTAAGGCTCATGAAAAAACATCCTTTCAAAAAGGAGATTTTATTCTTGAAGAAGGAAAGATGGCAAGTGAATACTATATTCTGGATAGCGGGTTGGCTCGTTCATTTGTTAATGATTTTAATGGAAATGAAGTTACCACTCATTTTTTCGTGGAAAATGAGGTCATTATTGAGGTCTTGTCTATGTTTCAAAGAATCCCAACGCAGGAAAATATTGTCTGTATCACAGATTGTGAATGCTGGAAGTTGGATTACGATACTTTTCAGGAGCTTTTTCACAAAATTCCTAATCTTAGGGAATGGGGAAGAGCATGGATGTCTAAGGAACTTTTTGATTACAAACAAAGGTCGGTGGAAATGTTTACCCTTTCAGCGACAAGAAGATATTTGAACCTGTTGGAGCAGAAATCTAAGGTCATACAGTTTGCCCCTTTGAAACAGATTGCTTCTTATCTTGGAGTGACAGATACTTCCCTGAGCAGAATCCGTAAAGAATTGGTCTCTCATCCCAAGAAAATTTAA
- a CDS encoding VOC family protein has protein sequence MKINQVYINLPVKDVQKTRAFWTTLGFSINEQFSDDKAVCVVMKEDHIYTMFLKEEFFQTFTNRPFAKGDTTQVLLAIGVEHREEVDGMVNTAIENGGSKYSEPMDHGWMYQSAFADIDGHQWEVMYADSSQFPDNI, from the coding sequence ATGAAAATCAATCAAGTCTATATCAATCTACCCGTAAAAGATGTACAGAAAACCAGAGCATTCTGGACAACGCTTGGCTTTTCTATTAACGAACAGTTTTCAGATGATAAAGCGGTATGTGTGGTGATGAAAGAAGATCATATCTATACGATGTTTCTGAAAGAAGAGTTTTTTCAAACCTTTACGAACAGACCTTTTGCCAAAGGTGATACCACACAAGTGCTTCTTGCTATTGGAGTAGAACATAGAGAAGAAGTAGACGGAATGGTAAATACAGCCATTGAAAATGGGGGTTCCAAATACAGTGAGCCTATGGATCACGGATGGATGTATCAAAGTGCTTTTGCAGATATTGATGGCCATCAGTGGGAAGTAATGTATGCCGATTCTTCACAGTTTCCGGATAATATCTAA
- a CDS encoding DinB family protein has protein sequence MDTPKSKKVELVTPAYRMHTQSFINVLDGISEEDALKRIENKTNHIVWMAGNFVNMRYGLAWVLGLQEQDPNNDLFFQGKALDESIQYPSLADLKKNFHDISSKTYQKLLEVTDEELDEIFEIGMNIPLLKKPNSIL, from the coding sequence ATGGACACACCAAAATCAAAAAAAGTAGAGCTCGTTACTCCGGCTTATAGAATGCATACCCAAAGCTTTATCAATGTTTTGGATGGCATTTCGGAAGAAGATGCTTTGAAAAGAATTGAAAACAAAACCAACCATATAGTTTGGATGGCAGGAAATTTTGTGAATATGCGTTATGGCCTGGCCTGGGTATTGGGATTACAAGAACAGGATCCTAATAATGATCTTTTCTTCCAAGGAAAAGCATTGGATGAAAGTATACAATATCCAAGTCTCGCAGATTTGAAGAAGAACTTCCATGATATTTCTTCAAAAACATATCAGAAGTTATTGGAAGTAACAGATGAAGAATTGGATGAGATCTTTGAAATCGGGATGAATATTCCTTTATTAAAGAAACCAAACTCAATTTTGTAG
- a CDS encoding alpha/beta fold hydrolase, with protein MNPLEKGYKLVNGIQLYYEIYGSGKPLVLIHGGGSSILFDFKEVIARLENKFQLIGIDLQNHGRSEHRDIPETFEQDADDVATLLSALNIHKASFWGFSNGGSTVMQIGHRHPGIVEKLVVASAFYKRNGMMDGFFEMMQEATLESMPEPLKINFLNLNPDFSKLENLFDKDSKRMQTFVDWDDAVLKSIQSPTLFISGDKDVMKPEHTVTMWRLVEDSKLMILPATHGTYMMADFDGSLNENLINFTIKEVETFLNT; from the coding sequence ATGAACCCATTAGAAAAAGGATATAAGCTTGTTAACGGAATTCAGCTGTATTATGAAATTTACGGCTCCGGAAAACCATTGGTGCTGATTCATGGGGGTGGCTCTTCTATTTTGTTTGATTTTAAAGAGGTTATTGCAAGGCTTGAAAACAAATTTCAACTGATTGGAATAGACCTTCAGAACCATGGAAGAAGTGAACATCGTGATATTCCTGAAACATTTGAACAGGATGCTGATGATGTTGCAACTCTTTTGTCTGCTCTTAATATTCATAAAGCTTCATTTTGGGGATTCAGTAATGGCGGAAGTACGGTAATGCAGATCGGACACCGTCACCCCGGAATTGTAGAAAAACTGGTGGTGGCTTCAGCATTTTACAAGAGAAACGGAATGATGGATGGCTTTTTTGAAATGATGCAGGAAGCTACTTTAGAATCAATGCCGGAACCTTTAAAAATCAATTTTTTAAATCTCAATCCGGATTTTTCTAAGCTGGAAAACCTCTTTGATAAAGACAGCAAAAGGATGCAAACCTTTGTAGACTGGGATGATGCAGTACTGAAATCTATACAATCCCCTACATTATTTATCAGTGGAGATAAAGATGTGATGAAACCCGAGCATACCGTAACAATGTGGCGCTTGGTAGAAGACTCAAAATTAATGATCCTTCCTGCGACCCATGGAACGTATATGATGGCTGATTTTGACGGCAGTCTCAATGAAAATCTAATCAACTTCACAATAAAAGAAGTAGAAACATTTTTAAATACATAA
- a CDS encoding VOC family protein has product MAKLNPYLNFDGKAEEAFNFYKSVFGGEFVGEVHKMGNAPGTENLSEEEKNRVMHIALPIGGDLLMASDIVPSFGQKLNVGNNNYVSIFPDSRDEADRLFKGLSEGGNVEMPIEDQFWGDYFGSFQDKYGVHWMVNYNEQYGK; this is encoded by the coding sequence ATGGCAAAATTAAATCCGTACTTAAATTTCGATGGAAAAGCTGAAGAAGCTTTCAATTTTTACAAATCTGTTTTTGGAGGAGAATTCGTGGGTGAAGTTCATAAAATGGGAAATGCTCCCGGCACCGAAAACCTTTCTGAAGAAGAAAAAAACAGAGTGATGCATATTGCATTGCCTATTGGAGGCGACCTTTTAATGGCTTCCGATATTGTTCCTAGCTTCGGACAAAAACTAAATGTAGGAAATAATAATTATGTTTCTATTTTTCCGGATTCAAGAGACGAAGCAGACAGGCTTTTCAAAGGACTTTCTGAAGGTGGAAATGTAGAAATGCCAATAGAAGACCAGTTTTGGGGTGATTATTTTGGAAGCTTTCAGGATAAATATGGTGTTCATTGGATGGTAAATTATAATGAACAATACGGGAAATAA
- a CDS encoding SRPBCC family protein has translation MDPIKIDITILAPVEKVWNYFNEPKHITKWNFAHESWHCPSSENDLKVGGKFKNKMEAKDKSFAFDFEGIYDEVIPHELIKYHMEDGRNVAVIFDKIDENTTKVIEVFDPEKQNSVEMQRDGWYAILNNFHKYVENH, from the coding sequence ATGGATCCAATTAAAATAGACATTACAATTTTAGCTCCAGTAGAAAAGGTATGGAATTATTTCAATGAACCTAAGCATATCACAAAATGGAATTTTGCCCATGAAAGCTGGCATTGTCCTAGTTCTGAAAACGATCTGAAAGTAGGTGGGAAGTTTAAAAACAAAATGGAGGCAAAAGATAAAAGTTTTGCATTTGATTTTGAAGGAATATACGATGAAGTAATCCCACATGAGCTTATAAAGTACCATATGGAAGACGGACGTAACGTGGCGGTAATCTTTGATAAGATAGATGAGAATACCACAAAAGTCATTGAAGTTTTCGACCCGGAGAAACAAAATTCTGTGGAGATGCAAAGAGATGGCTGGTATGCTATCCTCAATAATTTCCATAAGTATGTTGAAAATCACTAA
- a CDS encoding DNA-directed RNA polymerase subunit alpha C-terminal domain-containing protein: MSKSLNSFYTVGYDPEDDFLLGIIAVPARRALKKEKIDSLEKLSDYSEKEILQLHGFGKNAIMKLKDHMKEHQMCFKEA, encoded by the coding sequence ATGTCAAAGAGTTTAAATTCCTTTTATACTGTCGGTTATGATCCTGAAGATGATTTCCTTTTGGGAATAATTGCAGTACCCGCAAGGAGAGCCTTGAAAAAGGAAAAGATAGACTCTTTGGAAAAGCTGTCAGACTATTCTGAAAAGGAGATCCTGCAGCTGCATGGTTTCGGAAAAAATGCAATAATGAAGCTGAAAGATCATATGAAGGAGCATCAAATGTGTTTTAAAGAAGCATAA
- a CDS encoding VOC family protein — translation MNKDIFPCLWYDGDAKQSAEFYCKVFGGEVAVDTPMVMNIDLFGQRFMLLNGGAQFKKNPSISFMVICDTEDEVQKYWDQLVDGGMALMELGSYSWSKKYGWVQDKFGVTWQLFLGEKAQEQKIVPTLMFIHENNGKAKEAMELYTQTFPNSKIGNILKYGEGSEGHPITEPADHVQHANFVIDGYSLFCMDNSYDHQFDFNEGISMVIMTDDQQQTDTYWNALTANGGKESMCGWLKDKYGLSWQIVPKKLIQLMNDPNQEKAYKVVQAMMKMQKIIIQDLEDAYNS, via the coding sequence ATGAATAAAGATATTTTTCCATGTCTCTGGTATGATGGAGATGCCAAACAATCTGCCGAATTTTACTGCAAAGTTTTTGGTGGTGAAGTTGCTGTGGATACCCCAATGGTAATGAACATTGATTTGTTCGGACAAAGGTTTATGTTGCTCAATGGTGGCGCGCAGTTTAAGAAGAATCCTTCTATTTCATTTATGGTAATCTGTGATACGGAAGATGAGGTTCAAAAGTATTGGGATCAGTTAGTGGATGGAGGTATGGCTCTCATGGAACTGGGTTCTTATTCATGGAGTAAAAAATATGGCTGGGTTCAGGATAAATTTGGAGTAACGTGGCAGTTGTTTCTTGGGGAGAAAGCCCAAGAACAGAAAATAGTACCTACTTTGATGTTTATTCATGAAAATAATGGTAAAGCGAAAGAAGCAATGGAGCTTTATACTCAAACTTTCCCTAATTCAAAGATTGGAAACATCCTGAAATATGGAGAAGGAAGTGAGGGACATCCTATAACAGAGCCCGCAGACCATGTTCAGCATGCCAATTTTGTGATTGATGGTTACTCTTTGTTTTGTATGGATAACTCTTATGATCATCAGTTTGACTTTAATGAAGGAATTTCAATGGTGATAATGACTGATGACCAACAACAAACAGACACTTATTGGAATGCACTTACGGCAAACGGTGGTAAAGAAAGTATGTGTGGCTGGCTCAAAGATAAATATGGCCTAAGCTGGCAAATTGTACCTAAAAAGCTGATTCAGCTGATGAACGATCCTAATCAGGAAAAAGCTTATAAAGTGGTGCAGGCTATGATGAAAATGCAGAAAATTATTATCCAGGATTTAGAAGACGCTTATAACTCTTAA
- a CDS encoding SDR family oxidoreductase — translation MKTQNKSKSKSKVPKEGVFPEIIRNDYLGSRKLLNKKAVISGGDSGIGQAVAVHFAREGADVAIIYKESDNDAKETRRLVEKEGRKCLLIKGDLTRKAFRTKCIDKVKQEWKSIDVLVNNAGIHTSKNNLEKISDEQIQKTFDTNIISMISFTRNFLPLLGRGGRIICTTSVTAYRGSDHLIDYAATKGAVLSFIRSLADNLAEKEILVNGIAPGPIWTPLVKEAFDDLSTFGKDTPLKRAGQPSEVAPAYVFLASKDASYITGEVIHINGGDFVGG, via the coding sequence ATGAAAACACAGAACAAATCAAAATCTAAGTCTAAAGTCCCTAAAGAAGGGGTATTTCCGGAAATTATCAGAAATGATTATTTAGGAAGCCGAAAATTATTGAACAAAAAAGCCGTTATTTCGGGAGGCGACAGTGGAATAGGACAGGCTGTGGCCGTTCATTTTGCAAGAGAAGGAGCAGACGTTGCTATTATTTATAAAGAAAGTGACAATGATGCCAAAGAAACAAGAAGGTTGGTAGAGAAAGAAGGACGCAAATGCCTTTTAATTAAAGGAGATCTTACCAGAAAAGCATTCAGAACTAAGTGTATTGACAAGGTTAAGCAAGAATGGAAAAGTATTGATGTGCTTGTCAATAATGCGGGAATTCACACTTCAAAAAATAATCTGGAAAAAATTTCTGATGAACAGATTCAGAAGACATTTGATACCAATATTATTTCCATGATCTCCTTTACCCGGAATTTTCTTCCCTTGTTAGGAAGGGGAGGTCGTATTATATGTACTACTTCTGTTACTGCTTATCGGGGAAGTGATCATCTGATTGATTATGCTGCAACAAAGGGAGCTGTATTATCTTTCATTCGTTCTTTGGCTGATAATCTCGCGGAAAAAGAAATTTTGGTTAATGGCATTGCTCCTGGACCTATCTGGACACCACTCGTGAAAGAAGCGTTTGATGATCTGTCTACATTTGGAAAAGACACTCCGTTGAAACGGGCTGGCCAACCATCGGAAGTAGCACCGGCATATGTTTTTCTGGCTTCTAAAGATGCTAGCTATATCACAGGCGAAGTAATTCATATCAATGGCGGAGACTTTGTTGGCGGATAG
- a CDS encoding SRPBCC domain-containing protein gives MEQLSYEIEINAEPEKVWSVLWGDITYRQWTTAFTEGSFYEGTLEENNIVKFLDPKHNGMYSRVEKVIPNEEIQFLHLGEIYEGIEVAKDWGDATESYFLEEYDEGTVLKIMIKTTAEFKTFFEEKFPKALNIIKHLSENQL, from the coding sequence ATGGAACAATTATCATACGAAATAGAAATCAATGCAGAACCTGAAAAAGTTTGGAGTGTCCTTTGGGGCGATATTACTTACAGACAATGGACAACAGCTTTTACAGAAGGCTCTTTTTATGAAGGAACACTGGAAGAAAATAACATTGTAAAGTTCTTAGATCCTAAACACAATGGGATGTACAGCCGGGTTGAAAAAGTGATTCCCAATGAGGAAATACAATTTCTTCATTTAGGAGAAATATATGAAGGGATTGAGGTTGCTAAGGACTGGGGTGATGCAACAGAATCTTATTTTCTGGAAGAATATGATGAAGGAACGGTATTAAAAATAATGATTAAAACTACAGCTGAGTTTAAAACATTTTTTGAAGAAAAATTTCCTAAAGCGCTGAATATTATTAAACACCTTTCAGAAAATCAGTTGTAA
- a CDS encoding SRPBCC family protein, with translation METLSYETIIDAPLQKVWDILWSPETYSQWTKYFGAGSSVIKSDWQIGGKTYFLNEKGDGMVSTIDSLDEPRQIVFKHLGMTENGVEDTQSKEVMEWSGCFEKYFLTDLGGKTKLHTEVQVESEWRDHMDTGFTKGLIVVKSLAEGVNLSSV, from the coding sequence ATGGAAACCTTATCGTACGAAACAATAATAGATGCTCCTCTACAGAAAGTATGGGATATTCTTTGGAGTCCTGAAACCTATAGCCAGTGGACAAAATACTTCGGGGCTGGATCTTCTGTCATAAAATCCGACTGGCAGATTGGTGGAAAAACATATTTTCTTAATGAAAAAGGAGATGGAATGGTTTCTACTATAGACAGCCTGGATGAACCCCGTCAAATCGTTTTTAAACACCTGGGAATGACTGAAAATGGAGTAGAAGATACCCAAAGTAAAGAAGTCATGGAGTGGAGTGGATGTTTTGAAAAATACTTTCTGACAGATCTTGGTGGAAAGACCAAGCTTCATACCGAGGTTCAGGTAGAGAGTGAATGGCGGGATCATATGGATACCGGATTTACAAAAGGATTAATCGTAGTAAAAAGCCTGGCAGAGGGTGTTAATCTTAGTTCAGTGTAG
- a CDS encoding DoxX family protein has protein sequence MKLLVILFGTFILALLGTLVFQGKPDFLFSGNLGMAVFIIFTGFSHFKFQKGMAMMIPDFIPAKMFWVYCTGFLEIAAGIGLMVPAIREMTAVLLIIFYILVFIANINSSQKQINIFKADFTGPGMHYLYTQRIPMQVILIAWTWYFGIYLQ, from the coding sequence ATGAAACTATTAGTCATTCTCTTTGGTACATTTATATTGGCTTTACTAGGAACCTTAGTGTTTCAGGGAAAACCTGATTTTTTATTTTCAGGAAATCTCGGTATGGCAGTTTTTATCATATTTACAGGATTTTCCCATTTTAAATTTCAAAAAGGGATGGCCATGATGATTCCTGATTTTATTCCTGCTAAAATGTTTTGGGTATATTGTACAGGTTTCTTGGAAATTGCTGCAGGAATAGGATTGATGGTTCCTGCCATTCGTGAAATGACAGCTGTTTTATTGATTATTTTTTACATACTGGTATTTATAGCCAATATTAACTCATCCCAAAAGCAGATTAATATTTTTAAAGCAGATTTTACCGGGCCGGGAATGCATTATCTTTATACCCAAAGAATTCCTATGCAGGTTATTTTAATAGCATGGACCTGGTATTTCGGAATTTATTTACAGTAA